A region of Candidatus Binatia bacterium DNA encodes the following proteins:
- a CDS encoding aminoglycoside phosphotransferase family protein, which translates to MLDETEIIRVLLRSGLLDERTLLDEQLCIEGAQGRNRSHRIHSPEGPCYFVKQGNGPEAVSSVHREASIYQYLLSQSPRNALHDALPEFFGYHERDGLLVLGLSRGAQTLRDFYANHGRIPGGAAVAMGRALAALHRLPPRREPGGGMRFGPAWPLSIHRPWIGVLREASSANLDLIAAIQEFPAFGAHLDDLRTKWRPRTLIHFDLKADNCVMTPRTPADWALKIVDWETCETGDPSWDVGSVFCDYLSLWVHAIPVLADATPQQFLELTRFPLDRMRSPARAFWNSYVQELRLTDGEAREALLLALQYSAARLLQAAFERTQTIEHLTGTVVCMLQLSWNILERPGEAAHQLLGIAA; encoded by the coding sequence ATGCTGGACGAAACCGAAATCATCCGCGTGCTGCTTCGATCTGGTCTCCTGGACGAACGGACACTACTCGATGAGCAATTGTGCATCGAAGGCGCCCAGGGAAGGAACCGCAGCCACAGAATTCACTCGCCTGAGGGGCCCTGCTATTTCGTGAAGCAGGGAAATGGCCCTGAGGCGGTCTCCTCGGTGCATCGAGAAGCCTCGATCTACCAGTACCTGCTTTCTCAATCTCCCCGCAACGCACTTCACGACGCCCTGCCCGAGTTTTTCGGCTATCACGAACGCGATGGACTACTCGTACTAGGCCTGTCGCGGGGCGCACAAACGCTTCGGGATTTTTACGCGAATCATGGACGCATTCCGGGCGGGGCGGCCGTGGCCATGGGTCGGGCCCTGGCTGCCCTTCACCGACTGCCTCCACGAAGGGAGCCCGGCGGCGGCATGCGTTTCGGCCCGGCATGGCCCCTCTCGATTCACCGGCCGTGGATCGGCGTGTTGCGTGAGGCCAGTTCCGCCAATCTGGACCTCATCGCCGCGATCCAGGAGTTTCCCGCTTTCGGCGCTCATCTCGACGACCTCCGAACCAAGTGGCGGCCCCGCACCTTAATCCATTTTGATCTCAAGGCGGATAACTGCGTCATGACTCCTCGAACACCGGCCGATTGGGCACTCAAGATCGTGGACTGGGAGACGTGCGAAACCGGCGACCCCAGCTGGGATGTTGGCTCCGTCTTCTGTGACTACTTGAGTCTCTGGGTGCATGCGATACCCGTCCTCGCCGATGCCACCCCACAACAATTCCTCGAACTCACCCGGTTTCCCCTCGACAGGATGCGTTCGCCGGCTCGCGCGTTCTGGAACTCGTATGTACAGGAGCTGAGGCTGACCGACGGCGAAGCCAGAGAGGCCCTTCTCCTGGCCCTGCAGTACTCGGCGGCGCGCCTTCTTCAAGCGGCATTTGAACGAACGCAGACGATAGAGCACCTTACCGGCACGGTCGTCTGCATGTTGCAGCTCAGCTGGAATATTCTGGAGCG